Proteins encoded by one window of Arabidopsis thaliana chromosome 2, partial sequence:
- a CDS encoding Glycine-rich protein family (Glycine-rich protein family; LOCATED IN: endomembrane system; Has 461494 Blast hits to 65250 proteins in 2955 species: Archae - 1131; Bacteria - 108804; Metazoa - 177058; Fungi - 32939; Plants - 47988; Viruses - 6940; Other Eukaryotes - 86634 (source: NCBI BLink).) — translation MKMNSRALIVWFLLLSAVFAIKVVASIDDTKQVGENQVEESKSTCKYGNCAQYGENHFVETDEVLDGEEEEESKNNQGGIGRGQGGQKGGGGGGQGGQKGGGGGGQGGQKGGGGGQGGQKGGGGGQGGQKGGGGGGQGGQKGGGGGGQGGQKGGGGGGQGGQKGGGGQGGQKGGGGQGGQKGGGGQGGQKGGGGRGQGGMKGGGGGGQGGHKGGGGGGGQGGHKGGGGGGGQGGHKGGGGGGQGGGGHKGGGGGQGGHKGGGGGGHVGGGGRGGGGGGRGGGGSGGGGGGGSGRGGGGGGGM, via the exons ATGAAGATGAATTCGCGAGCTTTAATAGTTTGGTTTCTATTGTTGTCGGCTGTTTTCGCCATCAAGGTTGTTGCCTCCATCGATGACACAAAACAAG ttgGTGAAAACCAAGTGGAGGAGTCAAAGTCGACATGCAAGTATGGAAATTGTGCACAGTATGGAGAGAATCATTTTGTAGAAACAGATGAAGTCCTtgatggggaagaagaagaagaatccaaaaaTAACCAAGGTGGAATTGGGAGAGGCCAAGGAGGACAAAaaggcggtggtggtggtggccaAGGAGGACAAAAAggcggtggcggtggtggcCAAGGAGGACAAAAGGGTGGCGGTGGTGGCCAAGGAGGACAAAAGGGTGGCGGTGGTGGCCAAGGAGGACAAAAGggcggtggcggtggtggcCAAGGGGGACAGAAGggcggtggcggtggtggaCAAGGGGGACAGAAGGGTGGTGGTGGGGGCGGCCAAGGAGGACAGAAGGGTGGCGGGGGCCAAGGAGGACAGAAGGGTGGCGGGGGCCAAGGAGGACAGAAGGGCGGCGGTGGCCAAGGAGGACAGAAGGGCGGCGGTGGCCGCGGCCAAGGAGGAATGAAGGGCGGCGGTGGCGGCGGCCAAGGAGGACATAAGGGCGgcggaggtggtggtggccaAGGAGGACACAAAggcggtggaggtggtggcggCCAAGGAGGACACAAAggcggtggaggtggtggacAAGGAGGCGGTGGACACAAAGGCGGCGGTGGTGGCCAAGGAGGACACAAaggcggtggaggaggtggtCATGTTGGTGGAGGCGGCagaggaggtggaggtggaggtcGTGGGGGTGGTGGaagcggaggaggaggtggtggtggaagtggccgtggaggaggtggaggcGGTGGGATGTAG
- a CDS encoding TLD-domain containing nucleolar protein (TLD-domain containing nucleolar protein; FUNCTIONS IN: molecular_function unknown; INVOLVED IN: biological_process unknown; LOCATED IN: chloroplast; EXPRESSED IN: 23 plant structures; EXPRESSED DURING: 15 growth stages; CONTAINS InterPro DOMAIN/s: TLDc (InterPro:IPR006571); BEST Arabidopsis thaliana protein match is: TLD-domain containing nucleolar protein (TAIR:AT4G39870.2); Has 907 Blast hits to 899 proteins in 193 species: Archae - 0; Bacteria - 0; Metazoa - 481; Fungi - 117; Plants - 118; Viruses - 0; Other Eukaryotes - 191 (source: NCBI BLink).) — protein MHALKDKVSQKLSNLFADSPSQSASPRYSNSDSPKARLNSSVGKSLSSYFSFVVPQSGNEEDSELCPPLPIRTESYECIENCKSANGQAKAGTFISIGEDKDCELRVSAKVEESGNDYFDGVKKMRELTESSVFITANLFEFLHASLPNIVRGCKWILLYSTLKHGISLRTLLRRSGELPGPCLLVAGDKQGAVFGALLECPLQPTPKRKYQGTSQTFLFTTIYGEPRIFRPTGANRYYLMCMNEFLAFGGGGNFALCLDEDLLKATSGPSETFGNECLASSTEFELKNVELWGFAHASQYLS, from the exons ATGCATGCTCTCAAGGACAAAGTCTCACAAAAACTCTCTAATCTCTTCGCCGATTCTCCAAGCCAATCTGCTTCTCCTCGTTATTCCAACTCCGATTCTCCAAAG GCTAGGTTGAATTCAAGTGTAGGCAAATCATTGTCTTCGTATTTCTCATTTGTTGTTCCTCAATCTGGGAACGAGGAGGATTCTGAGTTATGTCCACCTCTACCCATTAGAACAGAGAGCTATGAGTGTATTGAGAATTGCAAATCTGCTAATGGGCAAGCTAAAGCTGGAACCTTTATCTCAATTGGTGAAGATAAGGATTGTGAGTTACGTGTTTCTGCGAAAGTAGAAGAAAGTGGTAATGATTACTTTGATGgggtgaagaagatgagggaATTAACAGAGAGCTCTGTGTTTATTACTGCTAACTTGTTTGAATTCTTGCATGCGAGTCTTCCTAATATTGTAAGAGGATGCAAATGGATCTTGTTGTATAG TACGTTGAAACATGGTATATCACTTCGTACGCTTTTGCGAAGAAGTGGAGAGCTTCCTGGTCCTTGTTTACTG GTTGCTGGAGACAAACAAGGTGCAGTGTTTGGAGCTCTGTTGGAATGTCCACTGCAACCTACTCCTAAGAGGAAATATCAG GGTACAAGCCAGACATTCTTGTTCACAACTATTTATGGTGAACCACGCATATTTAGACCTACCG GTGCCAACCGATATTACCTGATGTGTATGAATGAATTTTTGGCGTTTGGAGGTGGAGGAAACTTTGCACTATGTTTAGACGAAGATTT GTTGAAGGCAACAAGTGGACCTTCTGAAACATTTGGGAACGAATGTTTGGCTAGCAGCACGGAGTTTGAGTTAAAGAATGTCGAG CTCTGGGGATTTGCACATGCGTCTCAATACCTCTCGTAA
- a CDS encoding TLD-domain containing nucleolar protein (TLD-domain containing nucleolar protein; FUNCTIONS IN: molecular_function unknown; INVOLVED IN: biological_process unknown; LOCATED IN: chloroplast; EXPRESSED IN: 23 plant structures; EXPRESSED DURING: 15 growth stages; CONTAINS InterPro DOMAIN/s: TLDc (InterPro:IPR006571); BEST Arabidopsis thaliana protein match is: TLD-domain containing nucleolar protein (TAIR:AT4G39870.2); Has 669 Blast hits to 669 proteins in 148 species: Archae - 0; Bacteria - 0; Metazoa - 372; Fungi - 60; Plants - 112; Viruses - 0; Other Eukaryotes - 125 (source: NCBI BLink).) — protein MHALKDKVSQKLSNLFADSPSQSASPRYSNSDSPKARLNSSVGKSLSSYFSFVVPQSGNEEDSELCPPLPIRTESYECIENCKSANGQAKAGTFISIGEDKDCELRVSAKVEESGNDYFDGVKKMRELTESSVFITANLFEFLHASLPNIVRGCKWILLYSTLKHGISLRTLLRRSGELPGPCLLVAGDKQGAVFGALLECPLQPTPKRKYQGTSQTFLFTTIYGEPRIFRPTGANRYYLMCMNEFLAFGGGGNFALCLDEDL, from the exons ATGCATGCTCTCAAGGACAAAGTCTCACAAAAACTCTCTAATCTCTTCGCCGATTCTCCAAGCCAATCTGCTTCTCCTCGTTATTCCAACTCCGATTCTCCAAAG GCTAGGTTGAATTCAAGTGTAGGCAAATCATTGTCTTCGTATTTCTCATTTGTTGTTCCTCAATCTGGGAACGAGGAGGATTCTGAGTTATGTCCACCTCTACCCATTAGAACAGAGAGCTATGAGTGTATTGAGAATTGCAAATCTGCTAATGGGCAAGCTAAAGCTGGAACCTTTATCTCAATTGGTGAAGATAAGGATTGTGAGTTACGTGTTTCTGCGAAAGTAGAAGAAAGTGGTAATGATTACTTTGATGgggtgaagaagatgagggaATTAACAGAGAGCTCTGTGTTTATTACTGCTAACTTGTTTGAATTCTTGCATGCGAGTCTTCCTAATATTGTAAGAGGATGCAAATGGATCTTGTTGTATAG TACGTTGAAACATGGTATATCACTTCGTACGCTTTTGCGAAGAAGTGGAGAGCTTCCTGGTCCTTGTTTACTG GTTGCTGGAGACAAACAAGGTGCAGTGTTTGGAGCTCTGTTGGAATGTCCACTGCAACCTACTCCTAAGAGGAAATATCAG GGTACAAGCCAGACATTCTTGTTCACAACTATTTATGGTGAACCACGCATATTTAGACCTACCG GTGCCAACCGATATTACCTGATGTGTATGAATGAATTTTTGGCGTTTGGAGGTGGAGGAAACTTTGCACTATGTTTAGACGAAGATTTGTAA
- a CDS encoding F-box associated ubiquitination effector family protein (F-box associated ubiquitination effector family protein; CONTAINS InterPro DOMAIN/s: F-box associated domain, type 1 (InterPro:IPR006527); BEST Arabidopsis thaliana protein match is: F-box family protein (TAIR:AT2G02030.1); Has 182 Blast hits to 173 proteins in 9 species: Archae - 0; Bacteria - 0; Metazoa - 0; Fungi - 0; Plants - 180; Viruses - 0; Other Eukaryotes - 2 (source: NCBI BLink).), with product MALELETTSASVETKECLEFQEFKGFLDISESCDGLVCIYVHNTPSSENSKISYRLSGDRTIFANGSLHWLTGDEEGDPTRETKLVVFDIHTEMFQVIQTPPFITRNVSADKIGLCNLDGRLCISELKKDCKQEFWWRVEDNNNTWEKIFSVDLHSTSTWFGGITSRPLTPLTISKDTNKVILSLTSQERLVAFDLDPDSMVYHLYFSGYYGLAVPYLPSFFISIQTLTEISSYFQDVA from the exons ATGGCCTTGGAGTTGGAGACCACGTCTGCTTCTGTTGAAACTAAAGAGTGTTTGGAATTCCAAGAGTTCAAAGGGTTTCTCGACATCTCCGAGAGCTGCGATGGCCTTGTCTGCATTTACGTGCACAACACTCCGTCTAgcgaaaattcaaaaatttcttataGACTATCGGGGGATAGAACCA TATTTGCAAACGGATCACTTCACTGGCTCACAGGAGATGAAGAGGGAGATccaacaagagaaacaaaactcGTAGTTTTCGATATTCACACAGAGATGTTTCAAGTCATCCAAACACCGCCTTTTATTACACGTAATGTCTCTGCTGACAAGATTGGTTTATGCAATCTTGATGGTCGTCTCTGTATCTCTGAGTTGAAGAAAGATTGCAAGCAAGAGTTTTGGTGGAGAGttgaagacaacaacaacacatggGAAAAGATCTTCTCGGTTGATTTGCATTCTACTTCCACTTGGTTTGGTGGTATCACCTCGCGGCCTCTCACGCCTTTAACCATTTCCAAGGACACCAATAAAGTTATCCTCTCACTTACGTCTCAAGAAAGACTCGTCGCCTTTGATCTTGATCCTGACTCAATGGTTTATCATTTGTATTTCTCTGGTTACTATGGCTTAGCTGTTCCTTATTTGCCAAGTTTTTTTATCTCCATTCAAACTTTAACTGAGATCTCATCCTATTTCCAAGATGTTGCatga